TGCAGCATCTTGAAATAAGTTGCTTGTACCTAAATAATTTTTAATTCATCAGCTAATGAATTTGCTGTTACTCTTTTTTGAGTAATAGCTAATGAAGTAGATGCCCAAAAATGCGCGCGTACTTGTGAGGTGAAAAAGATGGATCAGAAAACAATTGAATATATAGTGTTTGCGGTTATTCTGGTTATTCCATTGATACTCTTTCTTAAAAGAAAACATGTGCCTGAAAAGGTGGTCACTCCTTTGGATCGGTGCGAGTCTCCAATTGAACAACGTTTATATAAAGTTTTGGTGAATAACGGTTATTACGTTGCTACACAGGTGCCATGTGGCCGCTATCGTATTGATTTAGCGTTGCCAGGGGACCGTATAGCGATTGAATGCGACGGGGAAGCTTATCACTCTACCCCACAACAAAAAGCCCATGACAGGCGAAAGAATGAATATCTAAGGGCGAACGGTTGGAAGGTGCTTCGATTTTCTGGAAAGAGGATTTATAAGGATATGAGAGGAATATTAAAACGGATTGAAAAAGAAGCTAAAATAACTTAATTATAGCACGTACGTTCGCTTTATTGACGGTCTAAGTTTAACTTAGGTCGTATTTTTTATGATTTTTTCCGACATTATGTAAACTAAAAGGACTGAGGGAAATTTCTCACTCAGTGAAAACGTTGATAAATCAGTACTTATAGACAAACTCGAAACATAATAATAGTTATGTAGGAAATTAAGTAAAAAACTTACAATAAAGTTATTGACACCCCATGTATAGTTATTGTATAGTTATCTTAACGAAAGAGAGGGAAATCAAATGGTTGATGAAAAATTAATTGGCATTAAGGAATTATCAGAAAAGCTTGGAGTAAGTGAACAACAGATTTATAAACTGCAACGTGAGGGATTACCTAAAATTAAGATTTCCCATAAGGTTACTCGTTATGATTGGGAAGATGTTGTTCAGTGGCTTAAGACTCGAGATCAAAATTAAAGGAAGGTTGGAGGGGAACGCCATGAATTATATTGAGTCGTTTGTGGATTTCTTGAAGGAAAATGAAAAGAGTGACAACACCATAGGGAGTTATGTAAGGGATGTAGAGCAGTTCTTAACGTTCTATGGTAAAGACATTAAGGATGTTACTAAAAACGATGTGGAGGGCTTTAAGAAGCATCTGAACAACAAAGAAATGACCATTAAAACGATCAACAGAAAATTAGTCAGCATGAAGCAGTTCCTCGACTTCCTTAATGAACACTTCAAGTTAGGGTTAACAGTTAAAGTGAAGCCAGAAAAACAGCATCGTCAGGATTATTTAGAAGAGATGTTAGAGAAGCAAGACTTTGAAAAGATGGTGGAGGCTGCCGTCAGAAATAACGACATTAGAGCAAAAGCAGTTTTCTATACGTTGCTTAAAACAGGAATGCGAGTTAGTGAAATGCTCCAACTAACTACCAGTGACATTGAAAAGCAATCTATCACGATTAAAGGGAAGGGCAGTAAATACCGTGATATTTTCGTTCCTGTGAGCTTGAGAACGGTCTGGGCTGAATACATCCCTCATCGTGTTAAAACGTCTGAGAAGCTATTCACGGGGCAAAGAGGACCAATCAATAGGCATACTGTACACCATATGATTAAAAAGTACGCTGAA
The nucleotide sequence above comes from Alkalihalobacterium alkalinitrilicum. Encoded proteins:
- a CDS encoding endonuclease domain-containing protein; the protein is MDQKTIEYIVFAVILVIPLILFLKRKHVPEKVVTPLDRCESPIEQRLYKVLVNNGYYVATQVPCGRYRIDLALPGDRIAIECDGEAYHSTPQQKAHDRRKNEYLRANGWKVLRFSGKRIYKDMRGILKRIEKEAKIT
- a CDS encoding helix-turn-helix transcriptional regulator, producing the protein MVDEKLIGIKELSEKLGVSEQQIYKLQREGLPKIKISHKVTRYDWEDVVQWLKTRDQN
- a CDS encoding tyrosine-type recombinase/integrase, translated to MNYIESFVDFLKENEKSDNTIGSYVRDVEQFLTFYGKDIKDVTKNDVEGFKKHLNNKEMTIKTINRKLVSMKQFLDFLNEHFKLGLTVKVKPEKQHRQDYLEEMLEKQDFEKMVEAAVRNNDIRAKAVFYTLLKTGMRVSEMLQLTTSDIEKQSITIKGKGSKYRDIFVPVSLRTVWAEYIPHRVKTSEKLFTGQRGPINRHTVHHMIKKYAEIAGVSEVRAHAHNFRHLYCKMLIENGYSIDTVADLAGHSDINTTRIYTRKTRSELVAAVNDL